A genomic segment from Gadus morhua chromosome 4, gadMor3.0, whole genome shotgun sequence encodes:
- the LOC115541630 gene encoding tetraspanin-10-like isoform X1 — protein sequence MGKINGCLKCVFFLLNAVFGIFGGLMVFGLVKAQAVEPQLPSAVGHWLWVGLCVFSLGMLMVSILGGTAAKTEKTALLKVFAGLEVAVMIIMMILGIVMASCRNKVKVSFENISPDIVGEMMAKNNIREILNDAQEPLQCCGFMSYQDWGSSIPGSCKCSESTFCTNRPGNLEGPAIIYSRPCLPIASDMLDLALTVSMGVLFGFAVTALLCLGASLLMIGQIRRHDGGRGGQAIAMTAPGYKLTPGI from the exons ATGGGTAAAATCAACGGCTGTCTGAAGTGCGTCTTCTTCCTGCTCAACGCCGTGTTCGGG ATCTTTGGAGGTTTGATGGTATTTGGACTTGTGAAGGCCCAAGCAGTTGAACCACAG CTGCCCAGCGCGGTGGGCCATTGGCTCTGGGttggactgtgtgtgttctccttgGGGATGCTGATGGTTTCCATCCTCGGCGGGACGGCCGCCAAGACCGAGAAGACGGCACTGCTCAAAGTg TTTGCAGGTCTGGAGGTGGCCGTAatgatcatcatgatgatcttAGGGATCGTCATGGCTTCCTGCAGAAACaag gtAAAGGTGTCCTTTGAGAACATCTCTCCTGACATTGTGGGAGAGATGATGGCAAAAAACAATATACGAGAAATCCTCAACGACGCCCAAGAGCCG CTCCAGTGCTGTGGCTTTATGAGCTATCAGGACTGGGGTAGCAGCATCCCTGGATCCTGTAAGTGTTCAGAATCCACTTTCTGCACAAACCGCCCAGGG AACTTGGAAGGTCCAGCTATCATCTACTCCAGG CCGTGCCTCCCCATCGCGTCTGACATGCTGGATCTGGCCTTGACGGTCTCCATGGGTGTCTTGTTTGGCTTCGCTGTCACCGCT ctcctcTGCCTTGGGGCAAGCCTCCTGATGATTGGTCAGATCAGGCGTCACGACGGCGGCCGCGGAGGACAGGCCATCGCCATGACGGCTCCTGGGTACAAGCTAACCCCTGGCATCTGA
- the LOC115541629 gene encoding 23 kDa integral membrane protein isoform X1 — MGKINGCLKCVFVLLNAVFGIFGVLMIIGLGKAPPQVMDHGSWAWLLAFSVGILLVSILGLTAAKTEKTALLIGFAGLMGAIMIIMMILGIVMASYRNQSKNITPDSVRRMMADDTLQEGLKSVQGQLQCCGIMSYEDWGNRIPLSCECLEDNVCTDRPGYLEGPAKIYSRPCFPIVSEPLVHALTVAMGVFFGFAVTPLLCLGASLLMIGQVRRHDGGRGRQAIAMTTHGI, encoded by the exons ATGGGTAAAATCAACGGCTGTCTGAAGTGCGTCTTCGTCCTGCTCAACGCCGTGTTCGGG ATCTTTGGAGTTTTGATGATAATTGGACTTGGGAAGGCCCCCCCGCAG GTGATGGACCACGGATCCTGGGCTTGGCTGTTGGCATTCTCCGTTGGGATTCTGCTGGTTTCCATCCTCGGGCTGACGGCCGCCAAGACCGAGAAGACAGCACTGCTCATAGGg TTTGCAGGTCTGATGGGAGCCATAatgatcatcatgatgatcttAGGGATCGTCATGGCTTCCTACAGAAACcag tcAAAGAACATCACCCCTGACTCTGTGAGACGGATGATGGCAGATGACACATTACAAGAAGGTCTCAAAAGCGTCCAAGGGCAG CTCCAGTGCTGTGGCATTATGAGCTATGAGGACTGGGGGAACAGGATCCCTTTATCCTGTGAGTGTTTAGAAGACAACGTGTGCACAGACCGCCCAGGG tactTGGAAGGTCCAGCTAAAATCTACTCCAGG CCGTGCTTCCCCATCGTGTCCGAACCGCTGGTTCATGCTTTGACGGTCGCCATGGGTGTCTTCTTTGGCTTCGCTGTCACCCCT ctcctcTGCCTTGGAGCGAGCCTCCTGATGATTGGTCAGGTCAGGCGTCACGACGGCGGCCGCGGAAGACAGGCCATCGCCATGACGACCCATGGCATCTGA
- the LOC115541629 gene encoding tetraspanin-3 isoform X2 — MGKINGCLKCVFVLLNAVFGIFGVLMIIGLGKAPPQVMDHGSWAWLLAFSVGILLVSILGLTAAKTEKTALLIGSKNITPDSVRRMMADDTLQEGLKSVQGQLQCCGIMSYEDWGNRIPLSCECLEDNVCTDRPGYLEGPAKIYSRPCFPIVSEPLVHALTVAMGVFFGFAVTPLLCLGASLLMIGQVRRHDGGRGRQAIAMTTHGI; from the exons ATGGGTAAAATCAACGGCTGTCTGAAGTGCGTCTTCGTCCTGCTCAACGCCGTGTTCGGG ATCTTTGGAGTTTTGATGATAATTGGACTTGGGAAGGCCCCCCCGCAG GTGATGGACCACGGATCCTGGGCTTGGCTGTTGGCATTCTCCGTTGGGATTCTGCTGGTTTCCATCCTCGGGCTGACGGCCGCCAAGACCGAGAAGACAGCACTGCTCATAGGg tcAAAGAACATCACCCCTGACTCTGTGAGACGGATGATGGCAGATGACACATTACAAGAAGGTCTCAAAAGCGTCCAAGGGCAG CTCCAGTGCTGTGGCATTATGAGCTATGAGGACTGGGGGAACAGGATCCCTTTATCCTGTGAGTGTTTAGAAGACAACGTGTGCACAGACCGCCCAGGG tactTGGAAGGTCCAGCTAAAATCTACTCCAGG CCGTGCTTCCCCATCGTGTCCGAACCGCTGGTTCATGCTTTGACGGTCGCCATGGGTGTCTTCTTTGGCTTCGCTGTCACCCCT ctcctcTGCCTTGGAGCGAGCCTCCTGATGATTGGTCAGGTCAGGCGTCACGACGGCGGCCGCGGAAGACAGGCCATCGCCATGACGACCCATGGCATCTGA
- the LOC115541630 gene encoding tetraspanin-10-like isoform X2, translating into MGKINGCLKCVFFLLNAVFGIFGGLMVFGLVKAQAVEPQLPSAVGHWLWVGLCVFSLGMLMVSILGGTAAKTEKTALLKVFAGLEVAVMIIMMILGIVMASCRNKVKVSFENISPDIVGEMMAKNNIREILNDAQEPLQCCGFMSYQDWGSSIPGSCKCSESTFCTNRPGNLEGPAIIYSRLLCLGASLLMIGQIRRHDGGRGGQAIAMTAPGYKLTPGI; encoded by the exons ATGGGTAAAATCAACGGCTGTCTGAAGTGCGTCTTCTTCCTGCTCAACGCCGTGTTCGGG ATCTTTGGAGGTTTGATGGTATTTGGACTTGTGAAGGCCCAAGCAGTTGAACCACAG CTGCCCAGCGCGGTGGGCCATTGGCTCTGGGttggactgtgtgtgttctccttgGGGATGCTGATGGTTTCCATCCTCGGCGGGACGGCCGCCAAGACCGAGAAGACGGCACTGCTCAAAGTg TTTGCAGGTCTGGAGGTGGCCGTAatgatcatcatgatgatcttAGGGATCGTCATGGCTTCCTGCAGAAACaag gtAAAGGTGTCCTTTGAGAACATCTCTCCTGACATTGTGGGAGAGATGATGGCAAAAAACAATATACGAGAAATCCTCAACGACGCCCAAGAGCCG CTCCAGTGCTGTGGCTTTATGAGCTATCAGGACTGGGGTAGCAGCATCCCTGGATCCTGTAAGTGTTCAGAATCCACTTTCTGCACAAACCGCCCAGGG AACTTGGAAGGTCCAGCTATCATCTACTCCAGG ctcctcTGCCTTGGGGCAAGCCTCCTGATGATTGGTCAGATCAGGCGTCACGACGGCGGCCGCGGAGGACAGGCCATCGCCATGACGGCTCCTGGGTACAAGCTAACCCCTGGCATCTGA